The proteins below come from a single Rosa rugosa chromosome 2, drRosRugo1.1, whole genome shotgun sequence genomic window:
- the LOC133734000 gene encoding cytochrome P450 89A9-like: MGAWLLIPFSVFLTFTLKFILFPYKPSHKLNAPLPPGPTTIPVVGTFIWLFKLASRGIEPVLRDLHATYGGIISVPVPFSYPVIMIADRSLAHQALVNNGAVFADRPEVQPSIKFITSNQRIIATSGYGSTWRLLRRNLVSELMVPSRLKALAGSRKWALDSLASRLATSSSSGRNMVGVLDHFRMSMTGLFLYMCFGEKMEEEKVREIVDVQRRLLLGLVGEFQILNFGPAWFTKILFYKRYMVESLLPDSPAANKPPAASDTSTEEDKGKKMLE, from the exons ATGGGAGCCTGGCTCCTTATACCCTTCTCCGTCTTCCTCACTTTCACCCTAAAGTTCATCCTCTTCCCCTACAAACCCTCCCACAAACTCAACGCCCCACTCCCTCCGGGTCCCACCACCATACCCGTCGTCGGCACCTTCATATGGCTCTTCAAACTCGCCTCCCGCGGCATCGAACCCGTCCTCCGTGACCTACATGCCACGTACGGCGGCATCATCTCTGTCCCCGTCCCCTTCTCTTACCCCGTCATCATGATCGCCGACCGCTCCCTCGCCCACCAAGCCCTTGTCAACAACGGTGCCGTTTTTGCCGACCGCCCTGAGGTCCAACCATCCATCAAGTTCATCACCAGCAACCAACGCATCATCGCCACCTCTGGCTACGGCTCTACGTGGCGCCTCCTGCGCCGGAACCTCGTCTCTGAGCTCATGGTTCCGTCTCGGCTCAAGGCCTTGGCCGGTTCCCGGAAGTGGGCCCTAGACAGCCTAGCTAGCCGTCTTGCAACGTCGTCGTCATCGGGACGTAACATGGTGGGAGTTTTGGATCATTTCCGGATGTCCATGACGGGTTTGTTTCTGTACATGTGTTTTGGTGAGAagatggaggaggagaaggTGAGAGAAATTGTGGACGTTCAGCGTCGGCTTCTGTTGGGTTTGGTCGGAGAGTTTCAGATTCTCAACTTTGGGCCTGCATGGTTTACCAAGATTTTGTTTTATAAGCGGTACATGGTGGAGTCGCTTCTTCCAGATTCTCCAGCAGCAAATAAACCTCCTGCTGCCTCTGATACAAGCACGGAAGAAG ataaaggaaagaaaatgcTCGAGTAA
- the LOC133730895 gene encoding cytochrome P450 89A2-like → MDLELPDEKRTFDEVEVVNQCSDFLNSGVDTIAITLQWMMANIVKHPRIQDKLVTEIRQIVGDGEVEEVEEENLHRMKYLKAVVLEGLRLHPPSHFLLPHSVTEDFILDGRYVVPKDCTVNFSVAEMGRDPC, encoded by the coding sequence ATGGATTTAGAACTCCCCGACGAGAAAAGAACATTCGATGAAGTAGAAGTGGTGAACCAATGCTCGGATTTCCTCAACTCCGGCGTAGACACAATTGCCATAACACTGCAATGGATGATGGCAAACATAGTGAAACACCCACGCATTCAAGACAAACTTGTCACAGAAATTAGACAAATTGTGGGAGATGGAGAAGTTGAAGAGGTGGAAGAGGAGAACCTGCACAGAATGAAGTATTTAAAAGCGGTTGTGCTAGAAGGTCTGCGTCTTCACCCGCCGTCGCACTTTTTGCTTCCGCACTCTGTCACTGAGGACTTCATTTTGGACGGGCGTTACGTTGTGCCAAAGGACTGCACTGTGAACTTCTCTGTGGCGGAGATGGGGCGGGATCcgtgttaa
- the LOC133732579 gene encoding uncharacterized protein LOC133732579, whose product MAKNRSKKKRKDADSMDVTELPVSDVPQEMDTSESGAQNPSGAASNLKIKGRQMKRTKNARKKKAVVRAISKREKAVEKVLKHESKTLRTQSAKLLYD is encoded by the exons ATGGCGAAGAACAGgagcaagaagaaaagaaaggacgcGGATTCAATGGACGTCACAGAATTGCCCGTTTCAGATGTCCCTCAAG AAATGGATACTTCAGAGTCTGGGGCTCAAAACCCAAGTGGCGCTGCTTCCAATTT AAAGATAAAGGGGAGACAAATGAAGAGAACCAAGAATGCTCGGAAGAAGAAAGCTGTAGTAAGAGCTATATCGAAAAGGGAGAAGGCTGTTGAGAAAGTATTGAAGCATGAAAGCAAAACCTTGAGAACTCAATCCGCAAAACTGCTATACGACTAA